The proteins below are encoded in one region of Bacillus alveayuensis:
- a CDS encoding putative membrane protein (product_source=COG2237; cog=COG2237; pfam=PF14007; superfamily=81464; transmembrane_helix_parts=Outside_1_3,TMhelix_4_18,Inside_19_37,TMhelix_38_57,Outside_58_60,TMhelix_61_80,Inside_81_99), whose product MPVFVILIVLSLSFYVFYKIKFFQAKKPMEKQWISTKSSIALGLFVFFFGLNQLFLFRSTVSLIVGIIFILIGALSSWAGYKAYKHYYLLAVKEAEESR is encoded by the coding sequence ATGCCAGTATTTGTTATTCTTATTGTCCTTTCCCTCTCTTTTTATGTATTTTATAAAATAAAATTTTTTCAAGCGAAAAAACCTATGGAGAAACAATGGATCTCAACTAAATCGAGCATCGCACTGGGCTTATTTGTTTTCTTTTTCGGTTTAAATCAACTATTTTTATTTCGTTCAACTGTTTCGCTTATTGTCGGTATTATATTTATTCTCATTGGTGCTTTAAGCTCATGGGCTGGCTATAAGGCATACAAACATTACTACCTTTTAGCGGTTAAAGAAGCCGAAGAATCAAGATAA
- a CDS encoding putative transcriptional regulator (product_source=COG4109; cath_funfam=1.10.10.10,3.10.129.10,3.10.580.10; cog=COG4109; pfam=PF00392,PF00571,PF03061,PF07085; smart=SM00116,SM00345; superfamily=46785,54631,54637,75138), which yields MATKHEQILQYIESLPIGEKISVRQIAKVMNVSEGTAYRAIKDAENKGYVSTIERVGTIRIEQKKKENIEKLTYAEVVNIVDGQVLGGRAGLHKTLNKFVIGAMKLEAMMRYTGAGNLLIVGNRTKAQQSALEAGAAVLITGGFDTDEYNKKLADELELPIISTSYDTFTVATMINRAIYDQLIKKEIVLVEDILTPVEKTVSLKPDDKIETWYEYNKKTGHGRFPVIDSNLKVVGIVTSKDIMGHEKHALIEKVMTKNPITVSGKTSVASVAQMMVWEGIEMLPVVNSSGQIEGIISRQDVLKALQSIQRQPHTGEKIDDIITRQIVNLSDDAKETNVFRCEVTPQMTNQYGTISYGAFTTLITEAANYHLRQQKKGELVVENMTIYFLKPVQMESIIEIHPRILDVGRKFGKIDVEVYQNGVVVGKAMLMVQLIDRY from the coding sequence TTGGCGACAAAACATGAGCAAATTTTACAATATATTGAATCATTGCCAATTGGTGAAAAAATTTCGGTTAGACAAATTGCGAAAGTGATGAATGTTAGTGAAGGCACTGCTTACCGAGCAATTAAAGATGCTGAAAATAAAGGGTATGTTAGTACGATTGAACGAGTAGGTACGATTCGAATTGAACAAAAGAAAAAGGAAAATATTGAAAAGCTTACTTATGCAGAGGTTGTCAATATTGTTGATGGACAAGTACTTGGCGGAAGAGCTGGGCTTCATAAAACGTTAAATAAATTTGTAATCGGTGCCATGAAGCTTGAGGCAATGATGCGCTACACAGGGGCCGGCAACTTATTAATTGTTGGAAATAGAACGAAAGCTCAGCAATCTGCGTTAGAAGCCGGAGCTGCCGTTTTAATTACCGGGGGCTTTGATACAGACGAGTACAATAAAAAATTAGCGGATGAACTCGAACTTCCGATCATTTCAACGAGTTATGATACGTTTACCGTTGCCACCATGATTAACCGAGCAATATATGACCAGCTGATTAAAAAAGAAATCGTTTTAGTTGAAGATATTTTAACACCTGTTGAAAAAACTGTATCTTTAAAGCCTGATGATAAAATTGAAACATGGTATGAATATAACAAAAAGACAGGTCATGGCCGTTTCCCAGTTATTGATTCTAATTTAAAGGTAGTTGGAATCGTGACTTCCAAAGATATAATGGGCCATGAAAAACATGCTTTGATTGAGAAAGTTATGACCAAAAATCCGATTACAGTTTCTGGAAAAACATCTGTTGCCTCCGTAGCGCAAATGATGGTTTGGGAAGGGATCGAAATGCTTCCTGTTGTGAATTCAAGCGGGCAAATAGAAGGAATCATTAGTCGACAAGATGTGCTAAAAGCATTGCAATCCATCCAACGACAACCACACACGGGAGAAAAGATTGATGATATTATTACTCGACAAATTGTCAATTTATCTGATGATGCGAAAGAAACAAATGTTTTCCGCTGTGAAGTAACACCGCAAATGACGAATCAATATGGAACCATTTCCTATGGAGCCTTTACTACGTTAATTACGGAAGCGGCCAACTACCATTTACGGCAGCAAAAAAAAGGGGAATTAGTAGTAGAAAATATGACGATTTATTTTCTAAAACCAGTGCAAATGGAGAGCATCATTGAAATTCATCCGAGAATTTTGGACGTAGGTAGAAAGTTCGGGAAAATCGACGTTGAAGTTTATCAAAATGGGGTAGTAGTTGGTAAGGCGATGTTAATGGTGCAGCTAATTGATCGCTATTAA
- a CDS encoding hypothetical protein (product_source=Hypo-rule applied), translating to MFVIDHKQMAKEKVNQIRKGRSAYAESANLVSLIKKELECENIKVYEDVTEFGCWFIPVREEQ from the coding sequence ATGTTTGTCATTGACCATAAACAAATGGCTAAAGAAAAAGTGAATCAAATTCGAAAAGGTAGATCTGCATATGCGGAATCTGCAAATTTAGTGAGCTTAATTAAAAAGGAGCTAGAATGTGAAAATATAAAAGTATATGAAGATGTCACTGAATTCGGCTGCTGGTTTATTCCTGTTCGCGAAGAACAATAG
- a CDS encoding alanine dehydrogenase (product_source=KO:K00259; cath_funfam=3.40.50.720; cog=COG0686; ko=KO:K00259; pfam=PF01262,PF05222; smart=SM01002,SM01003; superfamily=52283; tigrfam=TIGR00518) has protein sequence MKIGIPKELKNNENRVAITPAGVVHLINSGHDVYIEKGAGIGSGFADDQYEKAGAKILNSAADIWSMDMVMKVKEPLQEEYSYFREGLILFTYLHLAAEPELTKALIDQKVVGIAYETVQLPNGSLPLLTPMSEVAGRMAAQIGAQFLEKTKGGKGILLGGVPGVKRGKVTIIGGGVAGTNAAKIAVGLGADVTILDVNLDRLRQLEDVFKRDVHTLMSNPYNIMEAVKESDLVIGAVLIPGARAPKLVTKEMVQSMAKGSVVVDIAIDQGGIFETTDRITTHDNPTYEKFGVLHYAVANMPGAVPRTSTIALTNVTVPYALQIANKGYHKAALENESLRKGINTLNGYVTYKAVAEAHQLPYKSALEILQGM, from the coding sequence ATGAAAATTGGCATTCCTAAAGAATTGAAAAACAATGAAAATCGTGTTGCCATCACGCCAGCAGGAGTCGTTCATTTAATCAATTCCGGACATGACGTTTATATAGAAAAAGGAGCTGGTATTGGTTCGGGGTTTGCGGATGATCAATATGAAAAAGCGGGAGCGAAAATATTAAATTCGGCTGCGGATATTTGGTCGATGGATATGGTGATGAAAGTAAAAGAGCCGCTCCAAGAAGAATATTCTTATTTTCGTGAAGGGCTTATTTTATTTACGTATTTACATTTGGCAGCAGAGCCGGAATTAACAAAAGCGCTAATCGATCAAAAAGTGGTTGGAATCGCCTATGAAACCGTACAGCTTCCAAATGGTTCTTTACCCCTTTTAACACCGATGAGCGAAGTAGCTGGAAGAATGGCTGCCCAAATTGGGGCTCAATTTTTAGAAAAAACGAAAGGGGGAAAAGGAATCTTATTAGGAGGAGTACCAGGGGTAAAAAGAGGAAAAGTAACCATTATAGGCGGAGGTGTAGCAGGGACAAATGCGGCCAAAATTGCCGTTGGTTTAGGAGCTGATGTAACGATATTAGATGTAAATCTTGATCGCCTTCGTCAGCTTGAAGATGTATTTAAACGAGATGTTCATACGTTAATGTCAAATCCTTATAATATCATGGAAGCCGTGAAAGAGTCGGACTTAGTCATTGGCGCTGTCTTAATACCGGGTGCTCGTGCGCCGAAATTAGTTACTAAAGAAATGGTTCAATCGATGGCTAAAGGCTCTGTCGTTGTCGATATTGCCATTGACCAAGGAGGAATTTTTGAAACAACGGATCGGATAACCACACATGACAATCCAACTTATGAAAAATTTGGAGTTTTACACTATGCAGTTGCTAATATGCCAGGGGCCGTTCCTAGAACTTCTACGATCGCCTTAACGAACGTTACAGTCCCATATGCTTTGCAAATTGCGAATAAAGGCTATCATAAAGCGGCACTTGAAAATGAGTCGCTACGTAAAGGGATAAATACGTTAAATGGATACGTCACCTATAAAGCGGTTGCAGAAGCCCATCAGTTGCCTTACAAATCCGCACTTGAGATTTTACAAGGAATGTAA
- a CDS encoding L-ascorbate metabolism protein UlaG (beta-lactamase superfamily) (product_source=COG2220; cath_funfam=3.60.15.10; cog=COG2220; pfam=PF13483; smart=SM00849; superfamily=56281), whose product MKISYHGHSVVQIETNGTKVIIDPFINGNELTDLKVEDVKVDAILLTHGHNDHVGDTVEIAKRNNALVIAPFELATYLSYKGIQTHAMHIGGAHTFDFGKVKLTQAFHGSSYSDEQQNIIYTGMPSGILFTAEGKTIYHAGDTALFSDMKMIGERHEIDVAFLPIGDNFTMGPEDASDAAKWLKAKRVVPIHYNTFPVIQQNPHSFVQLLPEGVGKVLSPGESIELS is encoded by the coding sequence ATGAAAATATCATACCATGGACATTCAGTTGTTCAAATTGAGACGAATGGGACAAAAGTGATCATTGATCCTTTTATTAATGGCAACGAGCTTACGGATTTAAAAGTAGAGGATGTCAAGGTTGATGCGATTTTGTTAACACACGGCCATAATGATCATGTAGGAGATACAGTGGAAATAGCCAAAAGAAATAATGCCCTTGTCATTGCTCCTTTTGAGCTCGCTACATACTTAAGCTACAAAGGAATTCAAACACATGCTATGCACATTGGTGGTGCGCATACATTTGATTTTGGAAAAGTGAAACTGACACAAGCTTTTCATGGGTCAAGCTATTCTGATGAACAGCAAAATATCATTTATACAGGGATGCCTTCAGGAATCTTGTTTACAGCTGAAGGAAAAACGATTTATCATGCAGGAGATACTGCGTTGTTTTCTGACATGAAAATGATTGGGGAGCGTCATGAAATTGACGTAGCATTCCTGCCAATCGGTGATAACTTTACGATGGGCCCAGAAGATGCTAGCGATGCAGCAAAATGGCTTAAGGCGAAAAGAGTTGTACCAATCCATTACAATACATTTCCTGTTATTCAACAAAACCCCCATAGCTTTGTACAATTACTTCCTGAAGGAGTTGGAAAGGTTCTTTCACCAGGTGAGTCGATTGAGTTATCCTGA
- a CDS encoding hypothetical protein (product_source=Hypo-rule applied; superfamily=103473; transmembrane_helix_parts=Inside_1_4,TMhelix_5_24,Outside_25_29,TMhelix_30_52,Inside_53_79) has protein sequence MKRLLYFCLSIGLLFYSLPYLSVTKSLEQTIFSLTWLIFALCTIGGNLYGYLDQDKKYNVLKGKKTTSNKYKRQQSSLH, from the coding sequence TTGAAAAGATTACTTTATTTTTGTTTAAGTATTGGACTTCTTTTTTATAGTCTTCCTTATCTTTCCGTGACAAAATCGCTTGAGCAAACTATTTTTTCTTTGACCTGGTTGATTTTTGCACTTTGTACGATCGGTGGAAACTTATACGGATATCTTGATCAAGATAAAAAATACAATGTCTTAAAAGGCAAAAAAACTACATCTAATAAGTATAAGCGTCAGCAGTCGTCATTACATTGA
- a CDS encoding phosphoesterase RecJ-like protein (product_source=KO:K06881; cath_funfam=3.90.1640.10; cog=COG0618; ko=KO:K06881; pfam=PF01368,PF02272; superfamily=64182): MKKEILEKIKQYDKIIIHRHVRPDPDAYGSQCGLAELLKSSFPSKQIFVVGEEDPSLEFLYKMDQIDDHEYDGALVIVCDTANQERISDQRYNKGDFLIKIDHHPNEDAYGDLLWVDTSASSVSEMIYEFYLYGKDFGLSMSKECARLIYAGIVGDTGRFLFPSTTKKTFKYASELIEYDFSYTDLYNEMYKTKLNVAKLHGYLLQNFTMFKSGAAYIKMTKQLLQEYNVLPSEASQLVGALGNIEGLKAWVFFIEEKEQIRVRFRSKGPIINELAKKFNGGGHPLAAGATIYNWDEADKIIAELEALCENA; this comes from the coding sequence ATGAAAAAGGAAATTTTAGAAAAAATTAAGCAATATGACAAAATTATTATTCACCGCCATGTTCGTCCAGATCCTGATGCATATGGGTCTCAATGTGGATTAGCAGAGCTTTTAAAAAGCTCATTTCCTAGTAAACAAATTTTTGTTGTTGGAGAAGAAGATCCATCCCTCGAATTTTTGTATAAAATGGACCAAATTGATGATCATGAGTACGACGGAGCTCTTGTCATTGTTTGCGATACGGCCAATCAAGAGCGTATTAGTGATCAAAGATATAATAAAGGGGACTTTTTAATCAAAATCGACCATCATCCGAATGAAGATGCATATGGTGATTTATTGTGGGTTGATACGAGTGCAAGCTCAGTTAGTGAAATGATATATGAATTTTACTTATACGGAAAAGATTTTGGCCTTTCAATGTCAAAAGAGTGTGCTCGGCTTATTTATGCTGGAATTGTAGGGGACACAGGTAGGTTTTTATTTCCAAGTACAACGAAAAAAACGTTTAAATATGCTAGTGAATTAATTGAATATGACTTCTCCTATACAGACTTATATAATGAAATGTATAAAACGAAGCTTAATGTAGCTAAATTACACGGATATTTATTACAAAACTTTACGATGTTCAAGTCTGGTGCTGCTTATATCAAAATGACAAAACAATTGTTGCAAGAATACAACGTTCTCCCTTCTGAAGCATCTCAATTAGTTGGAGCGCTTGGGAATATTGAAGGATTAAAGGCTTGGGTATTTTTCATTGAAGAAAAAGAACAAATTCGTGTTCGCTTCCGTTCAAAAGGACCTATCATAAACGAATTAGCCAAAAAATTTAATGGTGGAGGCCACCCATTAGCAGCTGGGGCAACCATTTACAACTGGGATGAAGCTGACAAAATTATTGCCGAGCTAGAGGCGCTTTGTGAAAATGCATAA
- a CDS encoding 3-oxoacyl-[acyl-carrier protein] reductase (product_source=KO:K00059; cath_funfam=3.40.50.720; cog=COG1028; ko=KO:K00059; pfam=PF13561; superfamily=51735) — MRHAIITAGTKGLGRKVTEMFLENGYAVTVLYRSDAKAAEQLHKAFLHKEDRMLFVQGDVTKKNDLVRLVEKGYQQFGRIDCLINNAGPYIFERKKLVDYKDKEWYEMLEGNLSSVFHLVKLVIPIMRKQRYGRIITYGFQGANDASGWLHRSAFSAAKVGLVSLTKTIAIEEAENGITANMVCPGNIAGEMKEATIDYAKEKKDDNTPVGRSGTGEDIARIISFLCEERSDFITGAIIEATGGADVIHRFQI, encoded by the coding sequence GTGCGGCATGCGATTATTACAGCTGGTACAAAAGGGTTAGGAAGAAAAGTAACAGAGATGTTTTTGGAAAATGGATATGCTGTAACCGTTCTTTATCGAAGTGATGCGAAAGCGGCTGAACAATTGCATAAAGCCTTTTTGCACAAAGAAGATCGAATGCTTTTTGTACAAGGTGATGTAACGAAAAAAAATGATTTAGTTCGATTAGTGGAAAAAGGCTACCAACAATTTGGTCGAATTGATTGTTTAATTAACAACGCAGGTCCGTATATATTTGAACGTAAAAAATTAGTCGATTACAAAGATAAAGAATGGTATGAGATGCTAGAAGGCAACTTAAGCTCCGTTTTTCACCTTGTGAAATTAGTTATACCAATCATGAGAAAGCAGCGTTATGGCCGGATTATTACATATGGCTTTCAAGGAGCAAATGATGCCTCTGGTTGGCTTCATCGTTCTGCTTTTAGTGCAGCAAAAGTTGGTCTTGTTTCATTAACGAAAACGATTGCCATTGAGGAAGCAGAAAATGGAATTACAGCAAACATGGTATGTCCAGGAAATATTGCCGGAGAAATGAAAGAAGCGACCATTGATTATGCGAAAGAAAAAAAGGATGATAATACTCCGGTTGGGCGTTCTGGAACTGGAGAAGATATTGCAAGAATCATCTCTTTTTTATGTGAAGAGAGATCCGATTTTATTACTGGAGCAATCATTGAAGCGACTGGTGGTGCTGATGTTATACACCGATTTCAAATATAA